The genomic DNA ATGATTTGAATATAACGCAAGGAGCAATTGATCAACTTAGTTGTTTAGTCACGGAATGTAGAGACAGGGTTAATAATTTAGAAAAAGAAAAACACAATATATAGTTTTAAGTGGGATAATTTTCCGATAAAATACAATACAAAACACAAGATGTTGTAATTACCATCCAGCAGGATAAGAAAGGATTAATACTGAATATGAAGAAAGTTAGAGTGAGATGTAAGTTTTGTGGAAGACATGTAATAGGACTTGAAATAGAAGGGCAAGTAAAAGGCAATTGGAAATGTAAAAAGTGTGGCAGAGACAATAATATATCTGTTTTTGATAAAAATATTGAAAATGCACAATCAAAATGTTAAAATGTATTAAAAAATCGAGGTATAACATGAGAAAAATATTCTTGGTATTTTTGGTTGTTTCAAATTTATTATTTAGTTATAGAGTTATTAGTGTGAGTGATGGAGATACTATAACAATAATGATGAATGGTGAAAAACAGAAAATACGTTTATATGGGGTTGACACACCAGAAATCAATCAGTCATTCGGAACAGAAGCAAAGCAATTCTTATCAGATCAAATCCTTAATAGAGATGTAGAAATAGAAGTAAAAGACACAGATAGATATAAAAGGCTTGTGGCAATTGTTTATTTAAATGATAGAAGCATGAATGAACTGTTGTTAAAAGAAGGCTGGGCGTGGTGGTATGAAGCTTATGCTAAAAAGGAATACAAATATAAAGAGTTACAGGAGCAAGCTCAAGAGAAAAAGCGGGGAATGTGGAGAAATAAAGGAAATATTCCGCCTTGGGAGTTCAGGAAGATGAAAAAGGTTAAAACAAAATAATATATATTTAGGAGGGAAGATGAAAAAACAATTTTTATTAGGAATAGGTATAATAATTTTTATTTTTCTAGCAGTGGGGAGTACAGATTCTGACAAAGAAGAAAAAGAACGTGAAATAAAAGAATATGCTGAAAAAACAGCGAAATTGTCACCAGAAGAAAAAGCAAAAATAGATGCTGCAAATTTGGAAGAGAGGAGAAAACAAGAGGAACGGTCAAAGGAAAAACAGGCTAATAAAGTCCAAAAAGCGACGAGTTCTGTTTCGCCAGACTCTAAAACCGTTTATGAAGATGATGAAATTGGAAAAGAATTACGAGGTGAAATTGGTCATAGAGCTAAAAAAATAACTATTTTTGATGATGGGGCAATAGTACAAGTTGAAGCTCAAGATGGTATTGATAGAAAAATGGTAGTAAAGGGAATGGTGAGAGATTCAGGACAAATACTTGAAAAATTAGAAAAAATATCAAAGAAGCATGGAGCAAATTCATATCAAGAAGTTACAATAGAATTCTTTTTTGATTTGAGAGCTCCAGACGGGAAAGTGAGCAATGAAAAAATATTCAGAATAACAAAATCAGGTTCAGATATAAAGTCTACATTCATTCATCCTGTGATACAGCAAGCTTATTCTGAACTGTATGAATAATAGCCTAAATAAAGGGCTATTTTTATTTTGAAAAATATTTCTTGACTTCAATGTGTAAATGTGTTAATTTGTAAATGAGTTAGGAGGTGAGTTTTATAAAAAATATTGGCTTCACTGTTGAAGATGAATTCCATAAGAAACTCAAAATAAAAGCTACAAAAGAGGGGAAAGGTATAAAAGAATATATCATAGATTTGATAAAAAAAGATATGGAAAAAGACAGTGATAAATAAAAACAGCCCTTCATCTAAAAAAGATAAAGAGCTTTTGAAGTTTAATACTTCCTCACAAGAGTATTATATCAAAAAAAGCTCTAAATATCAATATAAAATACAAATTTAGGAGGTATTTTTATGAATTATTTAGAGAAAAAGATTGTGTTTCATGAAGATGAAATTTTGACATTTCAAGATCAAGAAACTGGCAAAATTTATGTAGCTGTTACAATGATATGTAATAGTCTTGGCATGTCAGAGAATCAAAGAGACACGCAGGTTAAAAAAATAAAAAATGATGGAACATTGAAATTAGGGGCTAAAGAGCTCACCGTCAAAATTGACGGTCAGGTTCGAGAACAGATGTTTATTGAGTTAGAGTTCCTTACAGGTTGGTTATTTAAAATAAATCCAGCAAGATTTTCCGAGGAGCTAAAAGAGAAACTTATTGATTATCAGCTTCATTGTCAAGAAATTTTAACTGATGAATTTTTTGGAAAAAGAGAACTATTATTACCCGGACACAATGATGAAAAATTGAATCCTCACTTAAATGATATTGACGACAGGTCTTCAATCATCAGGGGCATAGAAGCGGAACTTACAAAATTATATGACGAATTAGTATATCACTACAACTGGATAAAGAATAGATCAGAAGTCAAAAGAGATGAATATATCGGAAATATCAGAAAAGCTAAACAAAAACGTTTTATTGATAATGGAAAAGAACTTACAACAGAAGATATTGACAAGTTAAACGGAAGATGACAATAAAGGGACTAAATTTAAGGAGAGATATTCAAATGTTGGCAATTCAATGTACAAAGAAACTAAAAGATGAACTGAAAATAGAGTTTGAAGATAAAGAACTATATAATGTAGATCCGCTTTATTCATGGCATTCACATTTATTTAAGTACGGCAGAATGAAATGTGTAGTAATTATGAATACTTTGACAAGATATAATTTTATATTAGTCGGACTTAAAAGCAAAGATTTTAAAGATTATGAAAGAATAGTTTTAGAAGCAATAAGAGAAAATCTTTTGTTAGATGGTGCGACTGATGAAATGGTAGAAAAGTATTTTGATAAGATAAACCAGATTATTTATTTGCCTACAAGCAGTAGACCTGTAATAAGCCAAATGAATGAAGTTATAACAACATTTACTTGGTGGATTGAAGATAGCACTGTGGAAGAAGTGAATCGTAAACTGAATGATCACCCTATGCTGACATTACCTAAAATATATTCAGGAATATCAATGATGGATGAATTGAATAATTTGTGATAAAAAATATTGTTTACTTTAGTATATTATTTTGATATAATTTATATACTGAAAAAGCAACATCATCTCTTTTTCAGTTTCAATTTCAACTAGCTCTGGTAGGCTAGTATAAAAAATAAAAAAATAAAAAAAGATTTTAAATTGTAATCGAGTCATGCAGGACTCCTTTATTTGGGTGGAGAAATCCGCCTTTTTATTTGTTAATATTTAAATTCAGAGGGTACACCTTGTCACATGCCGAACCAAGCAGTTAAGTTCTGAAACTCAAAAGATACTTTTTCATTAGGGAAAATATGATATGTTAACGAAAATAAAAAAAGGAGAATATGTAATGTCGGAGATTACAATATTAGTTCTTGCTCTAGCCATATATAAGATTATCGATAAGCTAAAGTAAGAGTTTTGAAATTTTCAACCCTGTACCAGCAGGGTTGTTTTTATATTAAATAAATCATAAGCAAATGAGCTAAAAGTAAGTAGTAATGTTGACAAACACGAACTTTTGTAGTATAATTAAGTGAAAATTGAATATTGCGGAGCATTTAGTATAGATAATCTACGGACAATGTCTTTAATTCGCGCGAGTCCTAACGGGACCTGACACATAGCAATGTGTGTTGGGTTCCTTTTTTTTATTTTCAAAACTTAATCAAAATTAAATGTTTAGTGATGGAGGTAAGGCATGGCTAAAAGTAAAGTAGAAAGTGAAATTACTATAAAATTAGATTTTACTGATATAAAAGAACAGTTGCAAAATTTACTAAAAGCGATTGAAGTAATAGAAAATGAAAATAATCAGCCCGCATGTGAGCGCTAGAACTAATTGTAAACATAATAATTTTATAAAAATTTAAATAATATGGTTATGGCACAGTAGATTGATTTAGGTGCAGGGCATGGGAGGGAATAATGAAATTAAAAATAGGATGGAAGAAATACAGAATACTTAAAAAGAAAAAACCACGAATGGATAAGAAAGTAGTAAATGGTTCTATTGATTCTGACAGTTTAATAATTCAAATAGAAGAATCTTTATCAAAAAAAGTACAGCAACAAGTTTTAATTCATGAAGTAATACACGGGATATTTGAACATTCTGGAAAACAGGAATGGTTTGAAAACGAAGAGCTGGTAGATTGTGTTGCTAACGGAGTAATGCAAGTTATATATGATAATAAAAAGAATATATTTGAAAAGGTTGGTGAGTGAGTGAAAGAGTTAATAAGAGTGGTAGTTTCAAATAATGTCAGTATAGTAAGTTCAAGAGATTTATATGAATTTTTGGAAATAAAAGAAAGATTTAGCAGATGGTTTTCAAGAATGCTTGATTTTGGATATAAAAATGGTAAAGACTATACCCCGTACCTAATAGTACACCCTCAAAATAATCAAAAAATAAAAGACTATTGGCTAACTTTGGATATGGGCAAGGAATTATGCATGTTGGCGAGAAGTCCAAGAGGAAGAGAAGCCAGACAGTATTTTATAGATAGGGATAATGAATTAAGAAAATTAGAAAAGGCGAATATTTATAAAGAAAATACAGAATGGCTTATAACTAGAAAACAAGGAAAATTAGTAAGAAGAAATGAAACAGATTGTTTGGCTGAATTTATTATATATGCCAGAGAACAAGGAAGTAAAACTCCGGAAAAGTATTATATTAATTTCTCAAAGTTGGTTAATAAACAGGTCGGTATAGGAAAAGATATGCGGGATAAGGTAAGCATAACAACATTGAACCATATAGCTAATCTTGAGAACTTAATAATCAATACAGTAAAAGAAAATATGTTAAGCAAAGTTTATTACAAAGACATATATCAAATATGTAAAGGTAAATGTGAACAATACAAAGATTTATTGCAGCTTGAAAAAATAGAATGCAAGTTAATAAGTTAGGTTGGTGAGTGAATGAGGGGATATGGCTAAAAAACACAGTGATTTATTGATAAAGGAAATTAGAAAAGAATATGAAGCCGGAAGCTCAATAAATCATTTATCTAAAAAATATAAGGTATCAAGTGGAACTATAAAGTATTGGTCTACAAATAATGGATGGAAGAAAAAAAAACAGAACCAGCCAACCGTTAACCAACCAACCGAAATAGAAAAAACAACTTATCCAACCAACCAGATTAAAGAGGTTGGTAGGAGTGAAAAAGAAATAATAAAATCTATTGATAAAAAAATAGAAAGAGATAGACATTTAAATGACTCTGAAAAAGATTTTTGTCATATTTATATAAAGACTTTTAATGGAGCTTTAGCGGTAAAGAAAGCAGGGTACACTACAAAATATCCTGAACGGTATGCATATACATTGCTACAAAAAGATAAGATCAAAAAATACATAAATGAACTTCAGGATGAGATAAGGCAGAATGTAATTGTGAACATGGGAAATGTAATAGATCTTATGAAAAGAGTTGCATTTGCAGATATAGGAGATTTTGTAGAATTTGGATCAGAAGAGAAAGAAAATAGTAGTGGTGAAAAATATAAAAAAAATTATATCAATTTCAAAGATATAGAAGAAGTAGACGGGCAGCTCATCAATGAAGTATCGGTCGGTAAAGATGGAATAAAGGTTAAGCTTGTAAGCAAGGAAAAGGCTCTTGAGTTCTTGGCGAAATATATGGATTATCCGGATAAACTTGCGAAAGAAAGATTTGAACATGATAAAGAAAAATACAATGATGAGAAAGCAATAGAAGTTGAAAATGAGAATAACTCAAAAAATATTATAACAGAAATAATAGGAAAGGCTGATTTAAATGCAAAGAATAACAACTCTTAAAGAAGCTTTTGAATATTATAGAAGAGATCCAGTAAATTTTTTCAAAGATATATTGAATTTTCATTTTTTATCAGAGGATCAAACAAGAGTATTGCAAGCATTTAATGAATATAGAAGGCTAAGTGTGCCGGCAGGGCATTCAACGGGAAAATCAAGTCTGGCAGGTGGGTTAACTACATATTGGCTTATAACAAGACCGAAAAGCAGAGTAATAGTAACAGCACCAACTTATAGACAATTAAAAACTATATATTGGGCAGAAGTTAACAAAATATATAACAGAAGTAAATTAAAGCAATTAAATCTATTTGAAATCAATGACAAGATTATGAGGATTAATGATAAGGATTTAAAGCGTGAGTGGTTTGCATTACCAGTAACAGCAAGCACACCAGAGGGAATGCAAGGGCAGCATGGAGATAAAACAGAAGTAATAGAACAGATAATGAAACATTTAGGGATAGAAGAAATAGGTGATGATGAAACAATTGAAATAGTGAGTCAGATACTGAGAGGGGAAAAACAAATTGAAGGATTAACAAAGGAGGATAAAGAAAAATTACTTGTAATGGTAGATGAATCTTCCGGAGTTAAGAATGAAATATTTGAAGTCTTAGAGGGAACAGATTATGACAAACTTGTATTGTTTGGAAACATGACAAAAAATACAGGCTATTTCTATGAGAGTGTATATAATCCTAAAAGTAAGTTTTATAAGGTTACAATGAGTAGCTATAACAGCCCATTTATGAAAAAAGAACAGATACATGATCTAGAAGAAACATATGGTCCTGATAGTAATGTTGTAAGAGTGAGACTTAAAGGTGAAGCACCCGATGGAAATGAGAACTCTATATTTAGTAGCAATAAAATAGATTCTGCTTTTCAGAGATCATTATCTTTGTCGGAATATGAAACTATTAAGTTAGGTGTTGATGTTGGTAAAGGTAGCGGCGGAGATTCAAGTACTATTTATGAAAAAAAAGATAATAGAGTAAGAAAGAAATTAGATAGAAAAGATTTTACACTTCCAGATGTAAAAAGAGAAATAATTCAGTATTGCTATAAAAATAGAGACAAATTGATAATAGCAAATATTGATGGAACAGGTTTAGGAACAGGGTTAGTACAAGAGTTGGAAGAAGGGGAAATAGAAAACCTTGTTGTAAATGATATTCAGTTTGCTGGTAAAGCTAAAAATAAGAAAGAATTTAACAATAAAAGAACGGAAATGTACTTTGAATTATCAAGGAATCTGGATAAGTTAGATTTGGAAGAGGATCAGGAATTAAAGAGAGAACTATTAATACAAATATACGAATTTGATAATAACGGAAGATTTAAGCTGATAAGCAAAGATAAGATAAAGGAGATGCTGGGACATTCTCCAGATAAATCAGATGCATTGGCTTTATGTAATTATGAAGCTGAAACAAGAAATACAAGTTACAGAATGAGTACAGAAGATCTTTATTAAAAGGAAGGGAATATGGAAAAAGATGAAAAAATAGAAAAACTAAGACTATATTATTCTGATGAAATGTATGAAGAACAAGAAAATATACTGCAGCCTGTTTCAGCAGATGGAGCAACAGATGTATTATTACAACCTGTTTTTAATCCTCTTAAAAGAATAATTGACAATCTTTATTCTCTAGCCTTCAAGAATTTTGATTGTTCTGAAAAATCAGTGAAGGAAATATGGGAATTGAATAACTTTGAAGTAAGTAAAAAGAAATTAATTTCAGAAGCTATATTAACAGGAGAATCTTATTTAGAAGTTATAAAAAGCAGTAATGCTACAAAATATATCTTTCATAAAGTAGATGATGTAGAAGTAGAAAAAGATTTTGGTGAAATACTTAAATTTAGTTTCACAGGCGTGGCGAAAATAGTTAATGAAGATGGTGAAATAGAGGAAAATGAGATAGAAAAAACTTATTTCAAAATAGATGAAAAAGTTTTTCTTATTATAAATGATGAAAGTCCATTGTACATAGGCGATACAATGCCAATATTTGAATTTAATTTTGGATTAGATCTATTTAGAGCTTTGTATTACATAGATACATATAATGAGCTGGAATCTGAGTCAAGAACAATAATAAACCTTCATTCCTCACCTGAAAAATTAGGAAGAAACTTAGGAATTAAAAAACCTAAGGAGGAACAGCCAAATAATAACATAAATATTTTTCAAAAACTATTAAGGGCATTGAGTGAAAATAGATTCAGAAAGCAAAGAATGATTGTTGTAGATGAGAAAGAAGAAAGAACGGCAGACATTAAATATATTGAAATGAATAATACATGGGTAAATAGTGACATATTACCAAAAATGGAACAGGTGATGAATGATTTTAAAGAAGAGTTTCCAGAAATAGATTTAAAAGTAGAAAGTGGTAATGTAGCTATAAGAACATATTTGATGACAATGCAAGGCTTACGATCAAAAATATCTACAATAAGAGATAGTTTTATAGAGAAGATTAGGAAAGTGGATAGTTATTCAACAGGAAAAGAAATAGATATAAAAAAATATTCATATTCAGATATATTTGAACAAATGGAGGAAGAGGCAAATGTAGAGATATTAAATAAAAAATTAGATGCATTAGAAAAAGTTAATAGAATTCAGTCTGATGACAGAATACTAAAAATTGTTAATGATCTTTCTGAAGGAATACTGGAAGGAATGAGCAATGAATAAAGTTGATTTGAAGTACAGCTTAGATCATGAATATAGATTATCTAAGATATTACAGTCAATGACATTAAGCCTTTTAAATCATAAAGAAAATGATTTTCAGGAAATAAGTAAGGAAGTCAGTAAAGTTTTACTGGATTTCACAATTAAGAGTCAGGAGAAATATAAATCTTTTGATGCTGAAAGAGATAAGGAAAAGCATCTCGAAATTGTAAGGGAACAATTAATTAAAATAAAGAGATATATCAACGCTCAAACAAAGTGGATAGAAAAAAATAGGGACAATAAGGAATTGAAAAAGAAAGCATTAAGACATTCAGAATTAAAAGGTAGAGATATAAAAGGAAATGCTTATGCTGCTTTTTTGAAAGATATTGTTTCAAAAGATTCGGTTGGATTTGTATGGAATACAGTTGGAGACGACAGAGTAAGACCGGAACATGAAGATAGAGATCAAGAATTCTTCACATGGAAAGATGCAGATTTGTTACCTGGAGAAGATATTATGTGTAGATGTTGGGTAGAGGTGTATTTAAAAAAAGAAATAAGAAAATAAATAAGGAGGAAACATGAGATTTTTTAAAATAAGACAGAGATTTTATGATGCTAATGATCAAAATGGAGGAGAAGGAGGGGGTGGTAAAGAAGACGAAAAGGATGAAAAAGAGGATGAAAAAGATAAGCAGGCGGATAACGATATAAAAAAAGACCTTGAAAATATTAAAGCAGACATAAAAAAACTTATGGATGGATCTGGTGGGAATGATGCGACATTAAAGAGTTTGCAGGAACAAATTGATAAACTTGAAGATGG from Sebaldella termitidis ATCC 33386 includes the following:
- a CDS encoding antA/AntB antirepressor family protein; this translates as MKELIRVVVSNNVSIVSSRDLYEFLEIKERFSRWFSRMLDFGYKNGKDYTPYLIVHPQNNQKIKDYWLTLDMGKELCMLARSPRGREARQYFIDRDNELRKLEKANIYKENTEWLITRKQGKLVRRNETDCLAEFIIYAREQGSKTPEKYYINFSKLVNKQVGIGKDMRDKVSITTLNHIANLENLIINTVKENMLSKVYYKDIYQICKGKCEQYKDLLQLEKIECKLIS
- a CDS encoding phage antirepressor N-terminal domain-containing protein; this encodes MNYLEKKIVFHEDEILTFQDQETGKIYVAVTMICNSLGMSENQRDTQVKKIKNDGTLKLGAKELTVKIDGQVREQMFIELEFLTGWLFKINPARFSEELKEKLIDYQLHCQEILTDEFFGKRELLLPGHNDEKLNPHLNDIDDRSSIIRGIEAELTKLYDELVYHYNWIKNRSEVKRDEYIGNIRKAKQKRFIDNGKELTTEDIDKLNGR
- a CDS encoding thermonuclease family protein, which codes for MRKIFLVFLVVSNLLFSYRVISVSDGDTITIMMNGEKQKIRLYGVDTPEINQSFGTEAKQFLSDQILNRDVEIEVKDTDRYKRLVAIVYLNDRSMNELLLKEGWAWWYEAYAKKEYKYKELQEQAQEKKRGMWRNKGNIPPWEFRKMKKVKTK
- a CDS encoding DUF6933 domain-containing protein, which translates into the protein MLAIQCTKKLKDELKIEFEDKELYNVDPLYSWHSHLFKYGRMKCVVIMNTLTRYNFILVGLKSKDFKDYERIVLEAIRENLLLDGATDEMVEKYFDKINQIIYLPTSSRPVISQMNEVITTFTWWIEDSTVEEVNRKLNDHPMLTLPKIYSGISMMDELNNL
- a CDS encoding terminase small subunit, whose translation is MAKKHSDLLIKEIRKEYEAGSSINHLSKKYKVSSGTIKYWSTNNGWKKKKQNQPTVNQPTEIEKTTYPTNQIKEVGRSEKEIIKSIDKKIERDRHLNDSEKDFCHIYIKTFNGALAVKKAGYTTKYPERYAYTLLQKDKIKKYINELQDEIRQNVIVNMGNVIDLMKRVAFADIGDFVEFGSEEKENSSGEKYKKNYINFKDIEEVDGQLINEVSVGKDGIKVKLVSKEKALEFLAKYMDYPDKLAKERFEHDKEKYNDEKAIEVENENNSKNIITEIIGKADLNAKNNNS